The Fibrobacter sp. UWB4 genome includes a window with the following:
- a CDS encoding YebC/PmpR family DNA-binding transcriptional regulator, with protein sequence MSGHSKWATTKRKKAKTDVARAKAWNKLIKEISIAAKLGGGNPDANPRLRAAILKSKSQSLPTKNIESAIAKGTGANSGTEMTEPLYEGRGPAGIAIMVQCMTDNKVRTVAEIRNIFNKNNGSMGESGSVSWAFTYKGVIVVDAEKYPEDQIMDLVLEAGAEDMSTEDGVHEISTSPEAFDAVSKALENAGIEMMSAELSYVPNDPVKLGHDDAVKLLKLIDKFEDHDDVQEVYHNAEIDEADMDAE encoded by the coding sequence ATGTCCGGTCACTCCAAATGGGCCACCACCAAACGCAAGAAAGCCAAAACCGACGTCGCTCGTGCCAAGGCTTGGAACAAGCTGATTAAGGAAATCTCCATCGCTGCTAAGCTCGGCGGCGGCAATCCTGACGCTAACCCGCGTCTCCGTGCTGCAATTCTCAAGTCCAAGAGCCAGAGCTTGCCGACCAAGAACATTGAAAGTGCTATTGCCAAGGGTACGGGTGCTAACTCCGGTACCGAAATGACGGAACCGCTGTACGAAGGACGCGGCCCGGCAGGCATTGCTATCATGGTGCAGTGCATGACCGACAACAAGGTCCGTACGGTTGCTGAAATCCGTAACATCTTCAACAAGAACAACGGTTCCATGGGCGAATCCGGGTCCGTTTCTTGGGCATTCACCTACAAGGGCGTGATTGTCGTCGATGCTGAAAAGTATCCGGAAGACCAGATCATGGACCTCGTCCTCGAAGCTGGTGCCGAAGACATGAGCACCGAAGATGGCGTTCATGAAATCTCCACTTCTCCGGAAGCTTTCGACGCTGTTTCCAAGGCTCTCGAAAATGCAGGCATCGAAATGATGAGCGCTGAACTCAGCTACGTCCCGAATGACCCGGTCAAGCTCGGTCACGACGACGCCGTGAAGCTCCTCAAGCTCATCGACAAGTTCGAAGATCACGACGACGTTCAGGAAGTCTACCACAACGCCGAAATCGACGAAGCTGACATGGACGCAGAATAG